DNA sequence from the Blastomonas fulva genome:
ACCACCGCGAGCGGTGTATCGTCGCCCATCGATCCGATGGCTTCCTTGGCGTCCTCGGCCATCGGCGCAAGGATCGTCTCCATGTCCTCGATGGTGAGGCCGGCCGCAACCTGGCGACGGGTGAGTTCGGCGCGGGTCATGTCGGGCAGGCTGTCGGCAGCTGCGGGCGGCAGGTCGGAGAGCTGGCGGAAGCCCTTGACCAGTTCGCGGTAGGGCTGCTCGGCGGCGATCCGGTCCTTGATCGCACGGTCGTGGTAGAAACGACCCTCGTGCAGATCGACCGCGATCATCTGGCCCGGGCCAAGACGGCCCTTCTCAACGATGCTGCTTTCGGGCAGCACCACCATTCCGGTTTCAGACCCGATCACCAGCAGGTTGTCGTTGGTGACCGAATAGCGCAGCGGACGCAGCGCGTTGCGGTCGACCCCTGCGACCGCCCAGCGGCCATCGGTCATCGCGAGCGCCGCCGGGCCGTCCCAAGGCTCCATGACGCTGGCCATATATTCGTACATCGCCTTGTGCTCGGGCGGCAGCACCTGGTCGCCCTGCCAGGCCTCGGGCACCAGCATGATCTTGGCGGTGGGCGCCTCGCGCCCCGAACGGCAGATCGCCTCGAACACCGCATCCAATGCAGCCGTATCCGACGCACCAGCGGGGATCACCGGCTTGATGTCCTCGCTGTTCTCGCCGAACGCAAGGCTCGCCATCTTGATCTCGTGGCTCTTCATCCAGTTCTTGTTGCCCCGGATGGTGTTGATCTCGCCATTGTGCGCGAGGCAGCGGAACGGCTGCGCCAGCCACCATTGCGGGAAGGTGTTGGTCGAATAGCGCTGATGGAAGATCGCGATGCGGCTCTCGAAGCGCGGATCGGTGAGATCAGGATAGAACACCGACAGGCTCTCGGCGAGGAACAGCCCCTTGTAGATGATCGACCGGCACGACAGCGAACAGACATAGAAGTCGTTGATCTGCGCGGCGATGACCTTGTTCTCGATACGCCTACGGACGAGATAGAGCTGCTTTTCGAACTCGGCGACATTCTGTTCGTCGGGCATCGGCCCTGCGATCATGATCTGCTCGATCTCGGGCCGGGTGCGCTGCGCCTTGTCGCCGATCACCGAGATGTCGACCGGCACCTGGCGCCAGCCATAGATGGTATAGCCTGCTTCGATGATCTCGCTCTCGACGATCGTGCGGCAGGTTTCCTGCGCCTGCAGATCGGTGCGCGGCAGGAAGATCATGCCCACGGCGAGCTTGTTGGGGAGCACCTTGTGCCCCGAATCGGCGATCGCATCGTCGAAGAAGCGCACCGGCAGATCGACATGCAGGCCGGCGCCGTCGCCGGTCTTGCCATCGGCATCGACCGCGCCGCGGTGCCACACCGCCTTCAGCGCATCGATCGCGCTTTCGACCACGCGCCGCGAGGGCTTGCCATCGGTCGCCGCGACCAGCCCGACACCGCAGGCATCGGATTCATAGTCGGGCCGGTACATGCCCTCGCGGGCGAGACGTTCGTGTTCGGGAGTGGGATAGTGTGTCATGCGGCCACTTTCTCGCCCTTGGCTGCAACGGTCGTGCGCGCCTTGGCCTTCAGATATTTGTGCATATGTTCGGCGACATCGCGTCCGTCGCGGATCGCCCAGACCACCAAAGATGCCCCGCGCACGATGTCGCCAGCGGCGAACACCCCGTCGAGGCTGGTCATCATCGTCTTGTGATCGACCCGCAGCGTGCCCCAGCGGTTGACCGACAGCTCGTCGCAGCCGAACGCGCCTGGCAGATCCTCGGGATCGAAGCCCAGGGCCTTGATCACCAGATCGGCGGGGACAGAAAAATCGCTGTCGGGATCGGGCTCGGGCGTGCTGCGGCCCGAAGCATCGGGCGCACCCAGCCGCATCCGGCTGGCGCGCACCGCGCTGGCGTGCGGCGTGCCTTCGACCGCGACAGGCCCGGACAGCCAGACGAACTCGACGCCTTCTTCCTCGGCGTTCAAAACTTCGCGCTGCGAACCGGGCATGTTGATCCGGTCGCGGCGGTAGAGGCATTTGACCGATGCCGCGCCCTGGCGGACCGCGGTGCGCACGCAATCCATCGCGGTATCGCCGCCGCCGATGACGACGACGTTCTTGCCTTGCGCATTGAGCGCGCCGCTGTCGAATGCGGGGACTTCATCGCCAAAGCCCTTGCGGTTGGAAGCGACGAGATAATCGAGCGCCGCCACCACGCCATCGGCGCCGATTCCGGGCACCTTGATGTCGCGCGCCTTGTACACGCCGGTGGCGATGAGCACCGCGTCATGACGCTCGCGCAGCTCTTCCATGCTCGCATCACGCCCGACGTCGAAGCCGTTGTGAAACACGATACCTGCGTCCTCGAGCCGCTTGACCCGGCGCATGACCACGTCCTTTTCGAGCTTGAAGCCCGGGATACCATAGGTCAGCAGCCCGCCCGCGCGATCGTAGCGGTCATAGACATGGACATCATAGCCGCCCATGCGCAGATACTCCGCCGTCGTCAGCCCGGCAGGGCCTGCGCCGATGATGCCCACCGACTGGCCGCGCGGACGCCCGACGGCGACCGGTTCGACCCACCCCTGCTCCCAAGCGGTATCGGTGATGTACTTTTCGACCGAACCGATGGTCACCGCGCCGTGGCCGGAGAATTCGATCACGCAATTGCCTTCGCAGAGGCGATCCTGCGGACAGATGCGGCCGCAGATCTCGGGCATGGTCGATGTCAGGTTCGACATCTCGTACGCCTCGCGCAGCCGGCCTTCCGCGGTCAGCCGCAGCCAGTCGGGGATGTGGTTGTGCAAGGGGCAGTGCGTCGAGCAATAGGGCACGCCGCATTGCGAGCAGCGCGCGGACTGCTCCTGCGCGGCGTGGCCATCGAAACGATCCGAGATCTCGTCGAAATCCTCGGCGCGCGCGTCGGCAGCGCGCTTGGGCGGGTATGACTGGTCGAGATCGACGAACTTGAGCATCGCCAGCTTTTCCGCTGCCATGGCCGCAGCCTGGGTTGCGCCGTGCGGTTGCCCGTTTTCCGGTTGTTCTGCCATATCCTACCTGTCGCGCTGATGGTTAGTCGGCGGCAGGGCTATGCGCCCGCCGCGATTGCCGCAGCTTTAGGTCATCGGATCGGCGGAGTCACGTACTTTTATGACAATAGGTAAGCCTTACTGACTTTGAAATTTTGGACCATCTAGCTACAGGCGTATACCCGGAGGCATGGCCACCTTTAAAGGGCCGAAATGCGACTATCGGTTGGCGAGCCACACCAGTGCCGCCACGCCTGCGATGATGCGATACCAGGCAAAGGGCACGAATCCGAAGCGGGTGATGATCTTGAGGAACGCCTTCACCACCACCAACGCGACCACGAACGAGACGACAAAGCCGATCGCGATCGCGCCGAAATCATCGGGGGTCAGCAGTTCGCGGTTCTTGAACAGCTGAAGCGCGGTGGCGCCGGTCAGCGTCGGCAGCGCCAGAAAGAAGCTGAACTCTGCCGCGGTCTTGCGGTCGACGCCCATCGCCATGGCACCCAGGATGGTCGCGCCCGAGCGGCTGACGCCGGGGATCATCGCGATGCACTGGACGAGGCCGATGCCGATCGCGGTCTTGAACGGAACGCCGGCAACACCGCCGGCATCGCTGGTCTTGGCGAGCTTTTCGACCACCAGGATCGCGACACCGCCGATGATCAGCGCCCAGGCGACCACCACCGCATTTTCGAGCAATTTGTCGATCTGATCGCCAAATGCCACGCCCAGCACGACGGCGGGGAAGAAGGCGATCAGCAGGTTGCGGGTGAAGGCGACCGCCGAAGGCTCCCATGTCATCAGGCCCTTGAGCACATCCATGAACGTCCGCCAGTAGAGCACGACGATGGCGAGGATCGCACCCGGCTGGATCGCGATGTTGAACACCGCCCAGGCCTGGGCATCGAAGCCCAGCAGCTCGGTGGCGAGGATCAGGTGCCCAGTGGAGGAAACCGGAAGAAACTCGGTCAGGCCTTCGACGATTCCCAGCAAAATGGGGATGAGATACAGTTCGATCATCCGGCTGTAAGAGCGGCGGCAGACTGCCAAGTCAACCGGCTATCGGCCTTTTTGCATGGGCATCTGCCGCACGACAGATCGGTTTTCGAACCGGGCCGACGAACAGATGCTGACATCCGCGATCGCTTATGGCAGCATCGCTGCCAATAGATAGGCGCAGCAGCGCCAGGCGATCAGGATGGAGGATGACGATGAAACGGATCTGGAAAACCGGCGTGATGGCGCTTGCGCTCGCGACCCCGATGGCGGCGCAAGCGCAGCTCACCGACGCCGAGCGCGCGGCCGTGCTGACGCGGCTCCCCGCCGATGACGGCAGCGACCTTGCCGATGCGACCCGCGGCAAGATCGCCGAGATTCCCGGCGGGCTGATCCGCACGTCAGATGGCAAGACCGTTTGGGATGCAGGCGCGTTCGATTTCCTCAACGCCGAAACCGCACCTTCGACCGTCCACCCCTCGTTGTGGCGGCAGGCCCGGCTCAACCGCATCCATGGGCTGTTCGAGATCGTCCCGGGCAAGGTGTGGCAGGTGCGCGGCTATGACATCGCGGTGATGACGATCATCTCGGGCAAGACCGGATGGATCGTGGTCGACCCGCTTCTCACCGAGGAAGCTGCGGCCGCAGCGATGCAGCTTGCCGAATCGAAGATCGGCAAGCGGCCGATATCGGCACTTCTGTTCAGCCACAGCCATGCCGACCATTTCGGCGGGGTCGGCGGGATCATCTCGGCTGACGAGGTGAAAAAGCGCAAGGTGCCGGTGGTCGCGCCGCACGGCTTTGCCGAGGAAGCGGTGAGCGAGAACGTGCTTGCGGGCAACGCGATGACCCGCCGGTCATCCTACATGTTCGGCACCGCGCTGGCGCCGGGAGTCGAGGGCCGGGTCGACAATGGCCTTGGGACCGGGCTGTCGGTCGGCACCACCGGGTACCTTTCGCCCAATATGCTGATCGGGCCCGAGGGTGGCCTGAAAATCATCGACGGCGTGCGCTTCGATTTCCTCGATGCCGCCGGGACCGAGGCGCCCGCCGAATTCCTGTTCTATCTGCCCGATTTCAAGGTGCTGCACACCACCGAGGTTTCGGTGAAGACGATGCACAACATCCTCACGCTGCGCGGCGCGCAGGTGCGCGATGCGCTGCTCTGGTCGAAGATCATCGACAAGGCGCTGGTCAAATGGGGCGGCAGCGCCGAGGTGCAGATCGCGTCGCACAACTGGCCGACCTGGGGGCAGGCGCGGGTCGCGGGCTATCTGGAGAACCAGCGCGATGCCTATCGCTTTGTCCACGACCGCACCTTGGGCCGCGCCAACTCCGGCATGACGCTGCACGAACTTGCCGACGGCATCGCCGAGCCTTCAGCGCAGCAGCAGGCCTATGCCGCGCGCGGCTACTACGGCACGATCAACCACAACATGAAGGCGACCTATCAGCGTTATTATGGCTGGTGGGACGGAGTTCCGGCCAACTTCAATCCGCTTCCCCCGGTGACCGCGGGCAAGGGCTATGTCGAGCTGGCGGGCGGCGCCGATGCGCTGCTTGCGGCGGGCAAAAAGGCGCAAGGCGCGGGCAACCACCGCTGGGCCGCCGAATTGCTCAACCATCTGGTGTTTGCCGAGCCCGCGAACGCGGCGGCCAAGGCGGCGCTCGCCGACAGCTACGAGGCGCTGGGCTTTGCTGCCGAATCGGGGATCTGGCGCAATTACTATCTCGCAGGCGCGGCCACGCTGCGCGGCACCGAACTGCCGCGCAAGGGCGCGAGTACCCAGAGCCGCAGCTTCATCAGCGCTATCCCCACGGCAGAGTTCTTCGATGCGCTCGCCACCCGCTTTGCCGCCGAACGCTCGGGCAACATGCGCGCCAGAATCAACTTCATCCTGCCTGACACCAAGGAGACGCTGGGCATCATGGTCAACGGCGATGTCGAGATCCCGCGCTATGGCGCAACGCTCAGCGATGCCAATGCAACCGTGACGCTGAACCGCAAGGACTTTGACGCCATCGTGCTGGGGGAAACCGATTTCCCGAAGCTGATGCAGTCGGGCGCGATGAAGATCGACGGGGATTCGGGGCTGTTCCTGCGCTGGCTGATGCTTCACCCGCCATTCGACCCGGCGTTTGCCGTGGTGACGCCATAGCGCGATCTCTCTCCCCTTCCGCAGGCGGGATGGGAGAAATACCTTACCGCTCGAACCGGTCGATCACCCACGTCTCGGCGAGCGCGGCCTCGGTCCATTGCGCCATCCATTCATGGCCCAGAACCGCCTCGCTGTACGCGCGGGCAAAGCCGGGGAGCGTAAACCCATAAGTTTCGAACCGGCTGACCACCGGGGCGAACATGATGTCGGCGGCGCCAAAGCTGCCGAACAGGAACGGACCGCCGCGCCCGAAGCGTGCGCGCGCCTCGGCCCAGAGCGAGAGGATGCGCATCACGTCCTGGTGCGCTTCGGGGCTGACGGGGACATCGGTGTGCCGCGCGCGCATGTTCATGCTGAATTCACGGCGCAGCGCCATGTAGCCGCTGTGCATTTCCGCCGCCATCGAGCGCGCAAGCCCGCAGGCGACCGGGTCCTTGGGCCAGAAGCGGTCGCGGTGCGTCCTGTCGGCAAGCCAGTCGATGATGCCGAGCGAATCCCACACCACCGCCTCGCCGTCCCACAGCACCGGAACTTTGCCGGCAGACGGCTGGAACTCCTCGCGCAGGCGGGTCTCGGCCCAGGCATCGTCATACAACGGCACGACGATCTCTTCGAACGGCAGGCCGGACTGCTTGCACGCCAGCCAGCCGCGAAGCGACCAGCTCGAGTAGTTCTTGTTGCCGATGTACAGTTTCATGCCAGCCCCTGCCCCTGCCGCGCTGTTCACTCGCTGATCGAATCCATCACGAACCCGCGGAGCTCGTCAATGCCCATGCGCTTTTCGGACGAGGTGATGATGACATCGGGGAAGGCGGCAGCGTGCTTGCGCGCTTCGGCGCGGGTGGCGTCGGCGACCTTTTCGAGCTCGCTTGCCTTGATCTTGTCCGCCTTGGTCAGCACCAGCCTGTAGCTGACCGCAGCCTCGTCGAGCATCTTCATGACGTCGAGATCGACCTCCTTGACCCCGTGGCGGCTGTCGATCAGCACCAGGGTGCGCTTGAGCACCGCGCGGCCGCGAAGGTAATCGTTGATCAGGAAGCGCCATTTCTTGACGACATCCTTGGGCGCCTTGGCATAGCCATAGCCCGGCATGTCGACCACGCGAAAGCGCACCGGATCGCCGATATCGAAGAAGTTCAATTCCTGCGTGCGGCCCGGCGTCACCGAGGTGCGCGCGATCGCCCGCCTGCCCACCAATGCGTTGAGCAGCGAGGATTTGCCGACGTTCGAGCGGCCCGCAAAGGCGATTTCGGGCACCGAGGGAGCCGGCAGGAATTCTAGCGCGGGCGCGGACTTGAGGAAGGTCACCGATCCCGAGAACAGCCGGTTGGCCTCCTGCAGCAGCGGATGGATGGTGGGCTGGGCTTCGTCGGTCACGCGCCACCCTTCTCTTTGGGCATCTTGTCCTTCTCGGCCTTGGCGGCCTTGGCCGCAGCCTCTTGCGCGGCCAGCTCCTTCAATTGCGGATGACGGCTGTAGAGCCACTTCTGCTGCGCGATGGTGAGCACGTTGGACATCGCCCAATAGAGCTGCAGACCCGCGGCAAACGGCGCCATCACGAACATGAGCACCCAGGGCATGATCGAAAAGACCTGCTGCTGGACCGGGTCCATCGGCGCGGGATTGAGCTTGAACTGCAGCCACATGGTGACGCCCAGGATGATCGGCAGGATGCCGATGGCGATCATGCTTGGCGGATCGAAGGGGAGCAGTCCGAACAGGTTGACCGGAGTCAGCGGATCGGGCGCGGAGAGATCCTTGATCCACAAGACGAACGGCTGGTGACGCATCTCGATCGCCAGCAGCAGCACCTTGTACAGCGCGAAGAACACCGGGATCTGCAGGAACATCGGCAGGCATCCGGCGAGCGGATTGACCTTTTCCTTGCGGTACAGTTCCATCATCTCGGTCTGGAGCTTCTGTTTGTCGTCCTTGTAGCGTTCCTGCAGCGCCTTCATCTTGGGCTGCACCGCGCGCATCTGCGCCATCGAGGCGAACTGGCGCTGTGCGATCGGGAACATCAGGCCGCGGATGATGATGGTCAGCAGGATGATCGCCACGCCGAAATTGCCGACCTGCTCGAACAGCCAGTTGAGCAGCTTGAAGATCGGCTTTTCGAACCAGATGAACCAGCCCCAGTCGACCGCGCGGTCGAGCAGCTTGATGTCCTTGGCATCGACATAATCGTCGAGCAGTTCGGTTTCCTTGGCGCCGGCAAACAGCATCGCCTTGGTCTCGACCATCTTGCCGGGTGCCACGACCTTGCTGTCGAACAGCAGCTCGGACTGGTAGAGCTTGCCGCCCAGGCTGCGGAAATTGCCCGCCATCTGGCCGGTCGATCCGGGCGCGGGGATCAGCGCCGAGAGCCAGTAATGGTCGGTGAAGCCCAGCCAGTCGATGTTGCCGCCATATTCGACCAGCTTCTTGGGGTTCTCGTCGAGATCGTCATAATGCACGTCGAAATCGGCGACATCGTCGAACACGCCCAGCGGGCCGTTGCGAACGGTCCAGGTGCTGGGGTCGGCATTGGCGCTGGTGCGGTTGATCAGCCCCAAAGGCCGCACGATCGCAGGCGTGGCGCCCGAATTGATGAACCGCTGGGTGACGCTGATCAGATAATTGGCGTCGATCGCATAGACGATCTCGAACCTTTGCCCGGCCGGGTTGGCCCAGCGCAGCGTGACGGGAGTCGACGGGGTGAGCCTGCCGCCGCTGGGCGTCCACACCGTCTGGCTGGTCGGGGTGACGACACCCTCGCCGATCCAGCCGAACTGCGCGAAATACTGGTCTGCGGTACCGGCAGGCGAAAACAGGTGGACAAGGTCGCTGTCCTTGTCGAGCTTCTCGCGATAATCCTTGAGCACGACATCATCAATGCGCGCGCCGGTGAGGTTGATCGACCCGCCGACGCGCGGCGCATCGATGGTGACGCGCGCGCTGTCGGCCAGCACGGCCTTGCGGGTGCGGATGATCTTGGAGGCGCTGGCGGTATCGGGAACGGTGCCCGAAACCGCGCCCGAAGAGGCGCCGGGGGTGGCGGGATCGAGGCCCGGGCGCGGCGCATTGGCCACATCCTCGACCGTTGCCGGGCGCGCTGGATAGAACACCTCCAGCGCATAGGGCCATCCGAACAGAATCAGGGCCATCAGGGTGATGGCCAGGATGACGTTACGCTGATTCTCCACGCTTCAAACCTCGTTCCGGTAATGCATTCGGGGGCGCCTCATCTGCGCGTCAGGGCACCGGATCATGGCCGTGCCCGCCCCATGGGTGACAGCGCAATAGCCGCTTCGTCGCCAACCAGCCACCCTTAATCGCACCATGGCGTTTGAGCGCCTGGATGGCATATTCCGAGCAGCTGGGATCATAGCGGCACGACGGCGGAAGGATGCGCGACGGGCCAAGTTGCCAGCCTCGGGCGATCCAGATCAGCAGGGTGCGCATCGGTATTCCATGCCCCCAAGCTCATGCCGAACCTGCCGCGCGCGGCCAGAGCTATCGGACCGGCATGCGATTCCAGGCGACCAACACGCGATCATCGGCTGCGCCATCATCGCCGCCGGGGCTTGCCGCGCGGCGGACGGCGGTCGGACGAGGCCTTGCCATCGCGCACCCGCTCGAGCGCGCGGACCAGATCGGCGTGCATGGCGGCAAAGTCGCGCGTCATCGCCTCGCCCCTGCCGATCAGCACATGATCGGCGCCGGGAAGGCCGTGATGGCCAAGCACCTGGTGCGCCAGCGCGCGAAAGCGCCGCTTGATCCTGTTGCGGACGACCGCGTTACCGATCTTCTTGGTGACGGTATAGCCGATGCGCTTTGCCGGGCTGTCGTCCTGGCGCGGCTTGACCAGCAGCACGAAAGCCGGGGTGCCGACGCGCAGGCCGCCATTGGCCGCGAGAAAGTCGGCGCGCTGGCGCAGCACAACGGGCGCGCCGGAGGTATCCGGAGCGCCCGTCGAATCGGTCGGACTGGAATGTGTGTCAGCAGCCACGCCCGCATCCACGGACGCCGGTTGCTCCACAGCCCCGATCAGGCGCTCAGGCGCTTGCGACCACGCGCGCGGCGTGCACGCAGAACCGCGCGGCCACCCGGGGTTGCAGTGCGCGAACGGAAACCGTGACGACGCGCGCGCACAAGGTTGCTGGGCTGAAATGTGCGCTTCATGCGGCACTCCTGATAAAACGGTGTTGGTTGATGATTCGCCGCGTGCTGCAGCTTGCGCCGAGCCCGCGAAAGCAGGCCGCATACGGTCGGGGCCAACCAAAGTCAAGCAATCCGCACCCTGCCCCGCGCCATTTCTGGCAGAGCGGGACGAATGCTCAGCCCGCCGCTGCCTCGCATGCGGTCAGGATGCTCATCAGATTGCCGACCGGGCTGATATCGCGCAGCGACAGCGCGAACAGCCGCTGGATCGAGGCCTCGTCTGTGTGGCCCTTCTCGATGTAGCGTTCCGGGGTCAGCCGCGCCGACAGCCGGTCCGCCAGTGCGGTCATCCGCTTGCCGAACGGGCTTTCGCCCGAATCCTCGAGCTCGCTCTCCGCCACGCCCGCCATATAGCCGGTGAGCGCATAGCATTGCATGTCGCGGGTGAACGGGTCGGCAGGCAAGGTGATGGTGCGCTTCGAGCTGATCAGCGGGTAGCGCGCCGCACACAGCGGCAGGAGCTGCGGCGCATCGGTCGCCAGCGTCTCCAGATTGGGCGGGGTGAGCCCGACCAGTTCCTCGACCTTCTCGACGAAAGTCTCGGGCGTGTCGGCGGTCACCCTGCGCGCGGCATCGAACAGGAACCACGTCGCTTCGGCCACCGCTTCGGTCTGGCCGCGCCCGGCGAGCACTGCGGCATAGAAGCACATGATGCCCGCCGCCTGCGCATCGGCAGGCAGGGCAGGCGTCGCGGCGACCTGCGCCCGTGCCGGGGAGGCCGGCACCGCGCCAAGGGCCATCGCCGCGCCGATCAGCGCAGCGACAGCCCGTGACACGAACGGCTTCATGCAGCCAGCTTCCTCAGCACGTAATGCAGGATGCCGCCGTTCATGAAATACTCGATTTCATTGGCGGTATCGATGCGGCACAGCGCCTCGAAGCTGAAGGTCGAGCCATCGGCGCGGGTTACCTTGACGGTGACCTGCTGGCGCGGCTTGAGATCGGCAACACCTTCGATGGTGAAGCTGTCGTCGCCGGTCAGTCCCAGCGACAGGCGGGTATCACCGTCCTGGAACTGCAGCGGCAGCACGCCCATGCCCACGAGGTTGGAGCGGTGGATGCGTTCGAAGCTTTCGACGATCACGGCTTTCACGCCCAGCAGGTTGGTGCCCTTGGCTGCCCAGTCGCGCGACGATCCGGTGCCGTATTCCTTGCCCGCGATCACTACCAGAGGCGTGCCATCGGCCTTGTGGCGCATCGCTGCGTCATAGATCGGCATCACTTCCTGGCCATAGCGGCTCATTCCGCCCTCGATGCCCGGGACCATCTCGTTCTTGATGCGGATGTTGGCGAAGGTGCCGCGCATCATCACGTCATGATGGCCACGGCGCGCGCCATAGCTGTTGAAGTCGGACTTGGCGACCTGATGCTCCATCAGCCACTTGCCCGCAGGCGAATCCGCCTTGATCGAGCCTGCGGGCGAGATGTGGTCGGTGGTGATCGAATCGCCCAGGATCGCGAGCGGCTTGGCCTCGATGATGTCCCCCACCGGCGCGGGGGTCATGCTCATGCCCTCGAAGTACGGCGGGTTGGCGACATAGGTCGAGCCCGCGCGCCAGTTGTAGGTGTCCGAACCTTCGACGTTGATCGCCTGCCAATGCTCGTCGCCGAGGTAGACGTTGGCATAGCGCGCCTGGAACATGGCGCGGTCCATGCAAGCGGCCATGGTGTCGGCGACTTCCAGGTTGGTCGGCCAGATGTCCTTGAGGAACACGTCATGCCCGTCGGTCGCCTGGCCGATCGGGGTGGTGGTGAAGTCCTCGATCACCGTGCCCTTGAGCGCATAGGCGACGACCAGCGGCGGCGATGCGAGGAAGTTGGCGCGCACGTCGGGCGAGACGCGGCCTTCGAAGTTGCGGTTGCCCGAGATGACGGCGGCGGCGACCAGGCCGTTTTCGTTGATCGCCTTGCTGATCGGTTCGGCCAGCGGGCCGGAGTTGCCGATACAGGTGGTGCAGCCATAGCCGACGAGGTTGAAGCCGACCGCATCGAGATGCGTCTGCAGACCCGCCTTGTTGAAATAGTCGGTGACCACCTGCGATCCGGGCGCGAGCGAGGTCTTGACCCAGGGCTTGGGACGCAGGCCGAGCTCGTTCGCCTTCTTGGCGACGAGGCCGGCGGCAACCATCACGCCGGGGTTCGAGGTGTTGGTGCACGAGGTGATCGCAGCGATCATGACATCGCCATCGCCGATATCGAAGTCCTTGCCGTCCACCGCGACGCGGGTGTTGGCACGCTTGTAGGTTTCGGCCATGTCCTTGGCGAAAACGTCGTCGACTTCGGTGAGATCGACGCGATCCTGCGGGCGCTTGGGGCCGGCGAGCGAAGGCACGACGGTCGACATGTCGAGCTCGAGCGTGCTGGTGAACACCGGATCGACCGCATCGGGGTGGATCCAGAACCCCTGCTCCTTGGCATAGGCTTCGACCAAAGCCAGCGCGGCTTCGTCACGCCCGGTGAGGCGCATGTAATCGAGCGTCTTGTCGTCGATGCCGAAGAAACCGCAGGTCGCGCCATATTCGGGCGCCATGTTGGCGAGCGTCGCGCGGTCGGCGAGGCTCAGCGAAGCCAGGCCCGGGCCGAAATATTCGACGAAACGGCCGACCACGCCGTGCTTGCGCAGCATGTTGGTGCAGGTCAGCACCAGATCGGTGGCGGTGACGCCTTCGTTGAGCGCGCCGGTGAGCTTGAAGCCGACGACTTCGGGGATCAGCATCGAGACCGGCTGGCCCAGCATCGCGGCTTCCGCCTCGATCCCGCCAACGCCCCAGCCCAGGACGCCCAGGCCGTTGATCATCGTGGTGTGGCTGTCGGTGCCGACGCAGGTGTCGGGATAGGCGACGGTGGCGCCGCTGGCGTCAGTGCTGGTCCAGACGGCCTGCGCGATGTTCTCGAGGTTCACCTGGTGGCAGATGCCGGTGCCCGGAGGAACCGCCTTGAAGTTGTCGAGGCTCTTGGAACCCCACTTCAGAAAGTCGTAGCGCTCGCCATTGCGGTAATATTCGATCTCGACATTCTGTTCGAACGCCTTGGGGTGACCGAATTCGTCGACCATCACCGAGTGGTCGATGACCAGGTGAACAGGGACGAGCGGATTGATCTTGCTGGTGTCACCGCCCAATTTGGCGATGGCATCGCGCATCGCCGCGAGATCGACGACGCACGGCACGCCGGTGAAATCCTGCAGCAGCACACGCGCGGGGCGATACTGGATTTCCGCATCCGACGAGGGGTTCTTCTGCCAGTCGACGATCGCCTGCGCATCGGCCACCGACACGGTAAAGCCGCCGTCTTCAAAGCGCAGCATGTTCTCGAGCAGCACCTTCATGCTGAACGGCAGCCGCGAGATATCGCCGAGCTTTTCGGCGGCCTTGGCGAGCGAATAATACGCGATGGACTTGCCGCCCACCTCCATGGTCGCGCGGGTGCCGAGCGTGTCCTGTCCAACAGCGGTCATGTGAAGGTC
Encoded proteins:
- a CDS encoding NAD(P)-dependent oxidoreductase — translated: MLKFVDLDQSYPPKRAADARAEDFDEISDRFDGHAAQEQSARCSQCGVPYCSTHCPLHNHIPDWLRLTAEGRLREAYEMSNLTSTMPEICGRICPQDRLCEGNCVIEFSGHGAVTIGSVEKYITDTAWEQGWVEPVAVGRPRGQSVGIIGAGPAGLTTAEYLRMGGYDVHVYDRYDRAGGLLTYGIPGFKLEKDVVMRRVKRLEDAGIVFHNGFDVGRDASMEELRERHDAVLIATGVYKARDIKVPGIGADGVVAALDYLVASNRKGFGDEVPAFDSGALNAQGKNVVVIGGGDTAMDCVRTAVRQGAASVKCLYRRDRINMPGSQREVLNAEEEGVEFVWLSGPVAVEGTPHASAVRASRMRLGAPDASGRSTPEPDPDSDFSVPADLVIKALGFDPEDLPGAFGCDELSVNRWGTLRVDHKTMMTSLDGVFAAGDIVRGASLVVWAIRDGRDVAEHMHKYLKAKARTTVAAKGEKVAA
- the yihA gene encoding ribosome biogenesis GTP-binding protein YihA/YsxC — encoded protein: MTDEAQPTIHPLLQEANRLFSGSVTFLKSAPALEFLPAPSVPEIAFAGRSNVGKSSLLNALVGRRAIARTSVTPGRTQELNFFDIGDPVRFRVVDMPGYGYAKAPKDVVKKWRFLINDYLRGRAVLKRTLVLIDSRHGVKEVDLDVMKMLDEAAVSYRLVLTKADKIKASELEKVADATRAEARKHAAAFPDVIITSSEKRMGIDELRGFVMDSISE
- a CDS encoding alkyl/aryl-sulfatase, with amino-acid sequence MKRIWKTGVMALALATPMAAQAQLTDAERAAVLTRLPADDGSDLADATRGKIAEIPGGLIRTSDGKTVWDAGAFDFLNAETAPSTVHPSLWRQARLNRIHGLFEIVPGKVWQVRGYDIAVMTIISGKTGWIVVDPLLTEEAAAAAMQLAESKIGKRPISALLFSHSHADHFGGVGGIISADEVKKRKVPVVAPHGFAEEAVSENVLAGNAMTRRSSYMFGTALAPGVEGRVDNGLGTGLSVGTTGYLSPNMLIGPEGGLKIIDGVRFDFLDAAGTEAPAEFLFYLPDFKVLHTTEVSVKTMHNILTLRGAQVRDALLWSKIIDKALVKWGGSAEVQIASHNWPTWGQARVAGYLENQRDAYRFVHDRTLGRANSGMTLHELADGIAEPSAQQQAYAARGYYGTINHNMKATYQRYYGWWDGVPANFNPLPPVTAGKGYVELAGGADALLAAGKKAQGAGNHRWAAELLNHLVFAEPANAAAKAALADSYEALGFAAESGIWRNYYLAGAATLRGTELPRKGASTQSRSFISAIPTAEFFDALATRFAAERSGNMRARINFILPDTKETLGIMVNGDVEIPRYGATLSDANATVTLNRKDFDAIVLGETDFPKLMQSGAMKIDGDSGLFLRWLMLHPPFDPAFAVVTP
- a CDS encoding undecaprenyl-diphosphate phosphatase; the encoded protein is MIELYLIPILLGIVEGLTEFLPVSSTGHLILATELLGFDAQAWAVFNIAIQPGAILAIVVLYWRTFMDVLKGLMTWEPSAVAFTRNLLIAFFPAVVLGVAFGDQIDKLLENAVVVAWALIIGGVAILVVEKLAKTSDAGGVAGVPFKTAIGIGLVQCIAMIPGVSRSGATILGAMAMGVDRKTAAEFSFFLALPTLTGATALQLFKNRELLTPDDFGAIAIGFVVSFVVALVVVKAFLKIITRFGFVPFAWYRIIAGVAALVWLANR
- a CDS encoding glutathione S-transferase family protein; translation: MKLYIGNKNYSSWSLRGWLACKQSGLPFEEIVVPLYDDAWAETRLREEFQPSAGKVPVLWDGEAVVWDSLGIIDWLADRTHRDRFWPKDPVACGLARSMAAEMHSGYMALRREFSMNMRARHTDVPVSPEAHQDVMRILSLWAEARARFGRGGPFLFGSFGAADIMFAPVVSRFETYGFTLPGFARAYSEAVLGHEWMAQWTEAALAETWVIDRFER